One Electrophorus electricus isolate fEleEle1 chromosome 10, fEleEle1.pri, whole genome shotgun sequence genomic region harbors:
- the zgc:66448 gene encoding uncharacterized protein zgc:66448 has protein sequence MAALRPELQNLLDKQLRNSDFSGVKHKKRQLTYLANEVADYGLCRESGGVKEAKQCCPASPRALGNSSLNTGFVQSSFHSDLKHASGDGSVLSKQCVQKLSVISKENKCELVWSETEEDLDLSRSKLCNENSGHGLQVQTEEQCTEDLSLAGDTIQQEHPQAKDEDEITDMSMEMECDGAIKTDEEKKGEDTAGEDGQPVIEQELNEKAKGGDMGGVEEEREERCRKTNATVKQRKSHRECRDCGKKFTRRETYNLHRHFHMHQDEQASLTCRECGLTFQHRSSLIKHRSEHKLNGMPPSLPAPQRRSKQREMKEERGLYCEHCGERFASLVRYRLHACQQNLEKPYRCPLCRREFQYRVSINAHMQSHSLESPYRCLECNKGFQCAVTLHIHQRSHAALKPYECPDCGMVFRHRSFMEDHRRRHTEETPHQCNICGKSFKHGSLLQQHRYLHTGQKPYRCSDCGKRFAFAQNMRAHCRQHKRNSGSTSPEAHIPNYDVPNGTSLETVGKENTNHDIKQQRNCPLCPQLFYKAADLRMHMLIHEAEYEKLSNGKKHDQVYACAYCPLKFLDESTLQSHAFTHEVIPAPLKREVLSVARASSIDNMSGGGDWGDHAEKKPLKCRECGKSFHYRSVLELHMRIHNKGYQCHVCKKSFRFSSYLQQHLIIHSGKKPYKCPDCGKDFAFLQNMKTHQRLHQQKPFRCTQCRKGYSDEVQLQRHMLSHSGDKPHKCHLCDKSFGLAYLLRDHLNTHTGERPHRCQECHKSFPWLSSLLVHQKIHARKRQGLSQSYSPFVLSQRGRTRGMGSRSRRSSKWISSWSRTGGDTGWLQDPFPGQILQGLPLPNLIGQQSSDFDSDVHEQTQPSSQQSLQPWRTENPSRPIQLQQQWQVQIKPQLQRQHQPKWISERQASDDMQLWNAGVHLKPILPKLEGMPNLPHQQSPGWANEPLSAQVGPAPRQVPENCTAQGKGVVALVSKTSPAGLISSPSKARNENEQKAQLQHIFSVGLATPKSPCDADGLHSSNVKTHSPESKPQNSLNQLLNIQGQLSHWPVFSDITQNTKTEPLGPTEKDNTIAFRLKTPVGTMQAKNESDKLINNRDEPPKGQQSTILASQISISTQTGKINDTMESNISSLLHENKPWNFRAKEISKTLNLQEKPVNETGTQQPQLHIMQHPSQQQQQMQLVLQPQQQMQLLQQPLQDQQLQQQLKLLQQQQFHPPQLPQQQPNQMSPAWVSAPQANQIGPVSVQFGAARFIHRNRSTVWGFQTTPVVSQTLLNGPIQQGPVVAQQQVPVVSGPQILLSQTSPFITPPLALPPSLALPGPHPIHSVAGQLSGSAPQSVFFTPQGIMSERSVLQQALSSSHLAQRTEPHKLSSQVPFSPDRRFRCMVCGCTLHGELELQMHYMQHAQGEI, from the exons ATGGCCGCTTTGAGGCCTGAGCTCCAAAACCTATTGGATAAGCAGCTCAGAAACAGCGACTTCTCAGGAGTTAAACACAAAAAACGTCAGCTTACATATTTAGCAAACGAAGTCGCTGATTATGGCTTATGTCGAGAAAGCGGCGGAGTAAAAGAAGCGAAACAGTGTTGTCCTGCATCTCCACGGGCGCTGGGTAATTCATCCCTTAACACTGGCTTCGTGCAGTCTTCATTTCACAGTGATTTAAAACATGCCAGTGGGGATGGTTCAGTGTTGTCTAAGCAGTGTGTTCAAAAGCTAAGTGTTATttccaaagaaaataaatgtgaactgGTTTGGTCTGAGACCGAAGAAGACTTGGACTTGTCACGAAGCAAATTGTGCAATGAAAATTCGG GGCATGGACTTCAGGTACAAACTGAGGAACAATGTACAGAAGATTTGAGCTTAGCTGGGGACACGATACAACAGGAACACCCACAGGCAAAAGATGAGGACGAGATTACGGACATGAGCATGGAGATGGAGTGTGATGGGGCAATCAAGACAGatgaagagaagaaaggagaggacACTGCAGGAGAAGATGGGCAACCTGTAATAGAACAGGAGTTAAATGAAAAGGCTAAAGGTGGGGACAtggggggtgtggaggaggagagggaggagaggtgTCGCAAGACAAATGCCACAGTGAAGCAAAGGAAGAGCCATCGGGAATGCCGTGATTGTGGCAAGAAGTTCACTCGGCGGGAGACGTACAACCTGCACCGACATTTCCACATGCATCAAGATGAGCAGGCATCTCTCACCTGCAGGGAATGCGGCCTCACCTTTCAGCATCGCAGCAGCCTCATCAAGCACCGCAGCGAGCACAAACTGAACGGCATGCCACCTTCGCTGCCGGCTCCACAAAGACGCTCGAAGCAAAGGGAGATGAAGGAAGAAAGGGGCCTGTACTGTGAGCACTGTGGTGAGCGTTTCGCATCACTGGTCAGATACAGACTCCATGCATGTCAGCAGAACCTGGAGAAGCCTTACCGCTGTCCCCTGTGCCGCAGGGAGTTCCAGTACAGGGTGTCCATCAATGCCCACATGCAGAGCCACTCGTTGGAGAGCCCTTACCGGTGCCTTGAGTGCAACAAGGGCTTTCAGTGCGCGGTGACTCTGCACATCCACCAGCGCTCCCATGCCGCCCTCAAACCGTATGAATGCCCTGACTGCGGCATGGTCTTCAGGCACCGCTCGTTCATGGAGGACCACCGCCGCAGGCACACGGAGGAAACACCGCACCAGTGCAACATATGTGGGAAAAGCTTCAAACACGGCAGCCTCCTGCAACAGCACCGGTATCTTCACACTGGGCAAAAGCCATATCGGTGCTCAGACTGCGGGAAGAGGTTCGCATTTGCACAAAACATGCGTGCACATTGTCGCCAGCATAAGAGAAACTCTGGCTCCACTAGTCCAGAGGCACATATTCCCAATTACGATGTGCCTAATGGGACCAGTTTAGAGACAGTAGGTAAAGAGAACACAAACCATGACATCAAGCAACAGCGTAACTGTCCTCTGTGCCCACAGCTCTTTTACAAAGCAGCTGACCTTAGGATGCACATGTTAATACATGAAGCAGAATATGAAAAATTAAGTAATGGCAAGAAACATGATCAGGTTTATGCCTGTGCATACTGTCCACTTAAATTTTTGGATGAATCCACTTTACAGTCCCATGCTTTCACTCATGAGGTGATACCAGCGCCTTTGAAGAGGGAGGTTCTCAGTGTAGCACGAGCAAGCAGTATTGATAACATGTCAGGAGGAGGGGACTGGGGAGACCATGCCGAGAAGAAACCTTTGAAATGCAGAGAATGTGGAAAAAGCTTCCATTACCGTTCAGTTTTGGAGCTTCACATGCGCATACATAACAAGGGATATCAGTGCCATgtttgtaaaaagtctttcagattTAGCAGCTACTTGCAGCAGCACTTAATCATTCATTCTGGGAAGAAGCCGTACAAGTGCCCAGACTGTGGTAAGGACTTTGCGTTTCTTCAGAACATGAAGACTCACCAGAGACTGCACCAACAGAAGCCTTTCCGCTGCACACAGTGCCGCAAGGGCTACAGCGACGAGGTTCAACTGCAGCGCCACATGCTTTCTCACTCAGGTGACAAACCTCACAAGTGCCACCTCTGTGACAAGAGTTTTGGTTTAGCGTACTTGCTCCGTGACCACCTGAACACCCACACCGGGGAGAGGCCCCACCGTTGCCAAGAGTGCCACAAGTCATTCCCCTGGCTCAGCAGTCTGCTTGTCCATCAGAAGATCCACGCACGTAAGCGACAAGGACTGAGCCAGTCCTACTCTCCATTTGTTCTTTCCCAGAGAGGGAGGACGAGAGGTATGGGAagcaggagcagaaggagcagTAAGTGGATTTCGAGCTGGTCAAGGACAGGGGGAGATACGGGATGGCTCCAGGATCCTTTCCCTGGTCAGATTTTGCAGGGATTGCCGCTGCCAAACCTCATAGGGCAACAGTCATCCGACTTTGATTCAGACGTGCATGAGCAAACACAGCCGAGTTCACAGCAGTCCTTGCAGCCCTGGCGGACAGAGAACCCGTCGAGGCCCATTCAGCTGCAGCAACAGTGGCAAGTACAAATTAAACCTCAACTCCAGCGCCAACATCAGCCCAAATGGATATCTGAACGACAGGCGAGTGATGATATGCAGCTGTGGAATGCAGGAGTACATCTTAAACCTATCTTGCCAAAGCTGGAGGGTATGCCAAACCTCCCACATCAACAGAGCCCTGGCTGGGCCAATGAGCCGCTGTCGGCTCAGGTCGGCCCGGCTCCCAGGCAGGTCCCAGAGAACTGCACAGCACAAGGTAAAGGTGTCGTAGCTTTAGTGAGTAAAACCTCCCCTGCGGGTTTGATTTCTAGCCCGTCAAAAGCAAGGAATGAGAACGAGCAAAAGGCACAGCTACAGCACATTTTCTCAGTGGGTTTGGCAACACCCAAGTCACCATGTGATGCAGATGGGCTGCATTCATCGAATGTGAAAACGCATTCACCAGAGTCAAAGCCTCAGAATTCCCTAAACCAGTTGCTGAACATTCAAGGCCAGTTATCGCATTGGCCTGTTTTCTCTGATATCACCCAAAACACCAAAACTGAACCTCTTGGTCCCACAGAAAAGGACAACACCATTGCTTTTCGTTTGAAAACACCAGTTGGCACAATGCAGGCTAAAAATGAATCTGACAAACTTATTAACAATAGAGATGAGCCACCCAAAGGACAGCAATCAACTATTCTGGCCAGCCAAATATCCATTTCAACACAAACgggcaaaataaatgacacaatGGAGTCCAACATTTCTTCTCTTTTACATGAGAATAAGCCTTGGAATTTTAGAGCTAAAGAAATATCAAAGACATTGAACCTGCAGGAAAAACCTGTGAATGAAACAGGTACACAACAGCCTCAGTTGCATATAATGCAACACCCttcacaacagcagcagcaaatgCAACTGGTCCTGCAGCCACAGCAGCAAATGCAGCTCCTACAGCAGCCATTACAGGACCAACAATTACAGCAACAATTAAAGCTTCTCCAGCAACAGCAGTTTCATCCGCCACAGTTACCACAGCAACAGCCAAATCAGATGTCCCCTGCCTGGGTTAGCGCACCTCAGGCAAACCAGATCGGACCAGTCAGTGTTCAATTTGGAGCTGCTCGTTTTATCCACAGGAACAGGAGTACCGTGTGGGGCTTCCAGACCACTCCGGTGGTTTCCCAAACTCTGTTAAATGGACCAATACAGCAGGGGCCTGTGGTTGCACAACAGCAAGTGCCTGTGGTTTCAGGTCCTCAGATCCTCTTAAGTCAGACCTCTCCTTTCATCACCCCACCGCTTGCTCTGCCGCCATCACTTGCTTTGCCTGGCCCCCACCCCATTCATTCTGTGGCCGGGCAACTTTCAGGTTCAGCCCCTCAGAGTGTCTTTTTCACACCGCAGGGCATCATGAGTGAGAGATCAGTACTGCAACAAGCCTTGTCCTCGTCCCATTTAGCACAACGAACTGAACCACACAAACTTAGCAGCCAGGTGCCGTTCTCACCAGATCGTCGTTTTCGTTGCATGGTCTGTGGATGCACGTTACATGGAGAACTAGAATTACAAATGCACTATATGCAACATGCACAGGGAGAGATCTGA
- the si:ch211-261d7.3 gene encoding uncharacterized protein si:ch211-261d7.3 isoform X1 yields the protein MTEYYEEGGLLYEHSPPMHIKVESPEGPFGGGVSEDGFPREDDDSENSCDHSSGLPGSLPFNVVVVHPNIVAPGVSSDDLIPTEQSRAVSAVLASGGAGKRKSRFSGAELEVLVSEVTRCEGELFGPAGRLRRRERERIWAGILERVNAVSRVPRTLREVKKRWDDLKRRNGGRLADARHRSCYLPSSRGTAVMGGPLQVSPRFQQARQKLSAREKASFTCLSDTDPVTGGDGSERDGFEKEEDSGEQEGEEGDKDGEGVGNSMEDKLGLGLGLGIVPPPTSERWLPPSPLYSAPFLNGSPQASPEPSLGAHQGPLEPPPSRNSWLEDELRGLGEAAVQLGDRLEQNLREFGEGFRRDMRTLVASQEALTISLQQNNVLLQRLLGLLEMQHHYTQPLQQPIGQQQQQETPPPQFSQQLGQPIPQTASEQILAPVTSVHPRPDILDGTSKPESSTEINTQRPRRGRTVDHRRRRKH from the exons ATGACTGAATATTATGAGGAGGGTGGGTTGCTGTATGAGCACTCACCTCCCATGCACATTAAAGTGGAGTCCCCAGAGGGTCCTTTTGGAGGAGGTGTTTCCGAGGATGGCTTTCCCAGGGAAGATGATGACTCTGAAAATAGCTGTGATCACAGCAGTGGGCTGCCTGGTAGCCTCCCTTTCAACGTCGTGGTAGTACATCCCAACATTGTGGCTCCTGGAGTGTCCTCTGATGATCTCATCCCCACTGAACAAA GCAGAGCGGTTTCAGCAGTGTTGGCCTCAGGAGGGGCAGGCAAAAGGAAGAGTCGATTTAGTGGTGCTGAGCTGGAGGTGTTGGTGTCAGAGGTGACCCGATGCGAAGGCGAGCTGTTTGGCCCTGCCGGCCGGCTGCGGCGCCGGGAGAGGGAACGCATCTGGGCTGGCATCCTGGAGCGCGTGAACGCCGTGTCCCGCGTCCCACGCACCTTACGAGAAGTAAAGAAGCGCTGGGATGACCTGAAGAGGCGCAATGGTGGGAGGCTAGCGGACGCTAGGCACCGCTCGTGCTACCTGCCATCCAGCAGAGGGACAGCGGTGATGGGCGGGCCACTTCAGGTGAGCCCCAGGTTTCAGCAGGCCCGCCAAAAGCTGAGTGCACGGGAAAAGGCCAGTTTCACCTGCCTCTCTGACACTGATCCAG TTACAGGAGGAGACGGCTCGGAAAGAGACGGCTTTGAAAAGGAGGAAGACTCTGGTGAGCAAGAAGGCGAGGAAGGAGACAAGGATGGTGAGGGTGTAGGTAACAGCATGGAAGACAAGCTAGGGTTGGGCCTAGGCCTAGGAATAGTCCCGCCCCCAACATCAGAGCGCTGGCTGCCCCCTTCACCCCTCTACAGCGCTCCCTTCCTGAATGGGAGTCCCCAGGCCAGTCCAGAACCATCCCTTGGAGCTCATCAAGGCCCACTGGAGCCTCCTCCATCGCGTAACTCCTGGCTGGAGGATGAGCTACGGGGGCTCGGGGAGGCAGCGGTGCAGCTGGGGGACCGCCTGGAGCAGAATCTGCGCGAGTTCGGCGAAGGGTTCCGGCGTGACATGAGGACCCTGGTGGCCTCGCAGGAGGCCCTCACAATCAGCCTGCAGCAAAATAATGTGCTGCTGCAACGACTGCTGGGCCTTCTCGAGATGCAGCATCACTACACCCAGCCTCTGCAGCAACCGATtgggcagcagcagcaacaagaAACCCCGCCCCCACAGTTTTCCCAGCAGCTTGGACAGCCCATCCCTCAAACCGCCAGCGAGCAAATATTAGCACCTGTTACCTCTGTACACCCACGCCCAGATATTCTAGACGGCACTTCAAAGCCTGAATCGTCAACTGAGATAAATACGCAAAGACCACGCCGAGGTAGAACAGTAGACCACAGACGAAGGCGTAAACACTAG
- the si:ch211-261d7.3 gene encoding uncharacterized protein si:ch211-261d7.3 isoform X2, with protein MTEYYEEGGLLYEHSPPMHIKVESPEGPFGGGVSEDGFPREDDDSENSCDHSSGLPGSLPFNVVVVHPNIVAPGVSSDDLIPTEQSRAVSAVLASGGAGKRKSRFSGAELEVLVSEVTRCEGELFGPAGRLRRRERERIWAGILERVNAVSRVPRTLREVKKRWDDLKRRNGGRLADARHRSCYLPSSRGTAVMGGPLQVSPRFQQARQKLSAREKASFTCLSDTDPGGDGSERDGFEKEEDSGEQEGEEGDKDGEGVGNSMEDKLGLGLGLGIVPPPTSERWLPPSPLYSAPFLNGSPQASPEPSLGAHQGPLEPPPSRNSWLEDELRGLGEAAVQLGDRLEQNLREFGEGFRRDMRTLVASQEALTISLQQNNVLLQRLLGLLEMQHHYTQPLQQPIGQQQQQETPPPQFSQQLGQPIPQTASEQILAPVTSVHPRPDILDGTSKPESSTEINTQRPRRGRTVDHRRRRKH; from the exons ATGACTGAATATTATGAGGAGGGTGGGTTGCTGTATGAGCACTCACCTCCCATGCACATTAAAGTGGAGTCCCCAGAGGGTCCTTTTGGAGGAGGTGTTTCCGAGGATGGCTTTCCCAGGGAAGATGATGACTCTGAAAATAGCTGTGATCACAGCAGTGGGCTGCCTGGTAGCCTCCCTTTCAACGTCGTGGTAGTACATCCCAACATTGTGGCTCCTGGAGTGTCCTCTGATGATCTCATCCCCACTGAACAAA GCAGAGCGGTTTCAGCAGTGTTGGCCTCAGGAGGGGCAGGCAAAAGGAAGAGTCGATTTAGTGGTGCTGAGCTGGAGGTGTTGGTGTCAGAGGTGACCCGATGCGAAGGCGAGCTGTTTGGCCCTGCCGGCCGGCTGCGGCGCCGGGAGAGGGAACGCATCTGGGCTGGCATCCTGGAGCGCGTGAACGCCGTGTCCCGCGTCCCACGCACCTTACGAGAAGTAAAGAAGCGCTGGGATGACCTGAAGAGGCGCAATGGTGGGAGGCTAGCGGACGCTAGGCACCGCTCGTGCTACCTGCCATCCAGCAGAGGGACAGCGGTGATGGGCGGGCCACTTCAGGTGAGCCCCAGGTTTCAGCAGGCCCGCCAAAAGCTGAGTGCACGGGAAAAGGCCAGTTTCACCTGCCTCTCTGACACTGATCCAG GAGGAGACGGCTCGGAAAGAGACGGCTTTGAAAAGGAGGAAGACTCTGGTGAGCAAGAAGGCGAGGAAGGAGACAAGGATGGTGAGGGTGTAGGTAACAGCATGGAAGACAAGCTAGGGTTGGGCCTAGGCCTAGGAATAGTCCCGCCCCCAACATCAGAGCGCTGGCTGCCCCCTTCACCCCTCTACAGCGCTCCCTTCCTGAATGGGAGTCCCCAGGCCAGTCCAGAACCATCCCTTGGAGCTCATCAAGGCCCACTGGAGCCTCCTCCATCGCGTAACTCCTGGCTGGAGGATGAGCTACGGGGGCTCGGGGAGGCAGCGGTGCAGCTGGGGGACCGCCTGGAGCAGAATCTGCGCGAGTTCGGCGAAGGGTTCCGGCGTGACATGAGGACCCTGGTGGCCTCGCAGGAGGCCCTCACAATCAGCCTGCAGCAAAATAATGTGCTGCTGCAACGACTGCTGGGCCTTCTCGAGATGCAGCATCACTACACCCAGCCTCTGCAGCAACCGATtgggcagcagcagcaacaagaAACCCCGCCCCCACAGTTTTCCCAGCAGCTTGGACAGCCCATCCCTCAAACCGCCAGCGAGCAAATATTAGCACCTGTTACCTCTGTACACCCACGCCCAGATATTCTAGACGGCACTTCAAAGCCTGAATCGTCAACTGAGATAAATACGCAAAGACCACGCCGAGGTAGAACAGTAGACCACAGACGAAGGCGTAAACACTAG